GTCAGCAGCGCCTGCGCGACCGGCGGCAGCGCGTCGCCGAGCCGCACGTCCGCGCCGTAGGCCGTCCAGTTGCGGCCCGACGCGCCGGTGAACACGCCGGCCGCCGCGAACGCCTCGACGCCCGCGAGCCACGGCAGCGCCGCGTAGTTCACGCGCGCCGTGAGCCGCGCGCCGCGCGCGAGCTCAAGCGTGTGGCCGAGCAGGCCGAAGCCGGTCACGTCGGTCAGCGCGTGCACGCCCGGCAGCGCGGCCAGCTCGGCGCCCGGCCGGTTCAGCTTGGTCGTGGTCGCGATCATCTGCGCATAGCCGGCGTCGTCGAGCTGGTTCTTCTTCAGCGCGGCGGACAGCACGCCGACGCCGAGCGGCTTGCCGAGCACCAGCACGTCGCCCGCGCGCGCCGCCGCATTGCGCTTCACGCGCGACGGATGCACGACGCCGATCGCGGCCAGCCCGTAGATCGGCTCGACCGAGTCGATCGAATGGCCGCCCGCGACCGGAATCCCTGCGTCCGCGCACACGGACTCGCCGCCGCGCAGCACCGCCGCGATCGTCTCGTGCGGCAGCACGTTGATCGGCATGCCGACCAGCGCGAGCGCGAGCAGCGGCTTGCCGCCCATCGCGTAGACGTCGGACAGCGCGTTGGTCGCCGCGATGCGGCCGAAGTCGAACGGATCGTCGACGATCGGCATGAAGAAATCGGTGGTCGCGACGATCGCCTGCTCGTCGTTCAGGCGATAGACCGCGGCATCGTCGGAGGTTTCGGTGCCGACGAGCAGGTCCGGAAACAGGGCGGGCGGCGTCGCACGCTTCAGCAGCTCGGACAGCACGCCGGGCGCGATCTTGCAGCCGCAGCCGCCTCCATGAGACAGGCTCGTGAGGCGCGGCGCGGCGGGCGGGGTCTGGGTGGCTTCGGTCATCGTCGGCATCGGGTGAATAACAACGTTCTATTATCGGCAATTCCGCGCGAGCACGCGCGATATCCGGATGCGGGATGGAATGCGTGCGCCGCGGTCCACGTCGGCGCAAACCGCGAAGTCGGCACGAACCGGGCGAACCGGGCAAACCGCATGGTCCGACGCGGCGCCTCGGCTACGACACGGGCGTGTCACGCGTTCACCGTCGCGTCGCACGTGTCCTACGACGCGGCCGCCTCCGGTCGCGACCACGCCACCACACGCCCACACACGCCCACTCCCCATCAAGCCGCCGCAACGACCCCGTCGAACGCCCGCTCGTCGATCGCCTCCGCCAGCGTCGCGAACGCCGGCGCGATCTCCTCTTCCGGCACGCACGCGTAGCCGAGCAGCAGCCCCGACGCCGCGCGCGCCGGGTCCGCGTAATACCCGGACAGCGGCCGCACGACGATGTTGCGCGCGAGCGCGGCCTGCGCGACCGCGCGATCGTCGACGCCGTCCGGCAGCCGCGTCACCAGGTGCAGCCCGGCATCGCTGCCGGCCGCCTGCAGCGTATCGCCGTAGCGGCGCGCGACCGCGTCGAGCAGCATCTCGCGGCGCTGCCCGTACAGCGTGCGCATCTTGCGGATGTGCGACACGAAGTGCCCTTCGGCGATGAACTCCGCGAGCACCGCCTGCTGCAGCAGCTGCCCTTCCCGGTACAGCTCCGCGCTCGCCGTCGCGAAGCTGTCCGCGAGCGGCTCCGGCGCGACGAGGTAGCCGACCCGCAGCCCCGGAAACAGCGTCTTGCCGAAACTGCCGACGTAGATCACCTGCCCCGCCGTGTCGAGCCCCTGCAGCGACGCGAGCGGCCGGCTGCCGTAGCGGAACTCGCTGTCGTAGTCGTCCTCGATGATCCAGCAGCGGTGCTGGCGCGCATATTCGAGCAGCATCCGGCGCCGCGCGAGGCTCATCACCATCCCGAGCGGATACTGGTGCGACGGCGTGACGAGCATCAGCTTCGGCGGCTCGGCGAGATCGGCGGCCGACGGCGCGATCCCCTCGTCGTCGACCGGAATCGGCCGCGTCGTGAGCCCCGACACGTTGAGCACGCTGCGCACGCCCCAGTAGCACGGGTCCTCGGTCCAGATCGCGTCGCCCGGGTCGGTCAGGAGCCGCACCGCGAGATCGATCGACTGATGGATGCCGGTCGTGATCACGATCTGCTCCGGCGCGCAGCGCACCGAGCGCGACGTGCGCAGATAGTCGGCCAGCGCCTCGCGCAGCAGCGCGAGCCCGCCGCCCGGCGCGTAGGTCAGCAGGTCAGGACGCAGGCGCCGCCAGTACTTGTTGTGCAGGCGCGTCCATACGCGCGCCGGAAATCGCGACACATCGGGCACGCCCGGCATGAACGCGCCGCCCTGCCGCTTCGACACGCCCGCGCCCTCGACGAGCCGCGCGCCGCGCGCGGACAGCGGCCGCGCCCGCGGGGCCGGCGTCAGGCCCGCGGCGTCCGCCGGCGCGCCGACGAGCTCGTCCGGCGCGCTGTCGGCGACGAACGTGCCGCGGCCGGTCGCCGAGCTCACATAGCCTTCGAGCGCGAGCTGCTCGTACACCTGGGTCACCGTGTTGCGCGCGATCCCGAGCTCGGCCGCCAGCAGCCGCGACGACGGCACGCGCGTGCCGGCCGGCAGCTCCCGCGACAGGATCGCCTGCTGCAGCAGCCGGTGCAGCTGCCGGTAGATCGGCTGCGCACCGCCGCGCACGAGACGCTGCGCCAGCCAGTCCGACAACACGCTTGCCCGCATGATTGGCTCCTAACTATTTATTGAAATGGCTCTGATTGTCAGAGCCAAATCTGATTATAGTCGCCGTCATGGGCTGCCGGAGCGCGCCCGATTCCTTCCCACCGGATACGAAACATCAAGGAGATGACCGTGAAGAATGCCGACCTGCAGGCCCGCAAGAACGCCGCCACCCCGCGCGGCGTCGGCGTGATGTGCGATTTCTATGCAGCCCGCGCCGAGAACGCGGAGCTGTGGGACGTCGAAGGCCGCCGCTTCATCGATTTCGCCGCCGGCATCGCGGTGCTGAACACGGGCCACCGCCATCCGAAGATCGTCAAGGCGATCGCCGACCAGTTGAACAGCTTCACGCACACCGCGTACCAGATCGTCCCGTACGCGTCGTACGTCGAGCTGGCCGAGAAGATCAACGCGCGCGCGCCGGGCGACTTCGCGAAGAAGACCGCGTTCTTCACGACCGGCGCCGAAGCCGTCGAGAACGCGATCAAGATCGCGCGCGCGGCGACCGGCCGTCCGGGCGTCATCGCGTTCTCGGGCGGCTTCCACGGCCGCACGATGATGGGCATGGCGCTGACCGGCAAGGTCGCGCCGTACAAGCTGAACTTCGGCCCGTTCCCGGGCGACGTGTTCCACGCGCCGTACCCGACCGCGCTGCACGGCGTGACGACCGCCGACTCGATCAAGGCGATCGAGATGCTGTTCAAGGCCGACATCGATCCGAAGCGCGTCGCCGCGATCATCTTCGAGCCGGTGCAGGGCGAAGGCGGCTTCAACCCGGCGCCGGCGGAATTCGTGCGCGCGCTGCGCAAGATCTGCGACGAGCACGGCATCCTGCTGATCGCCGACGAAGTGCAGACGGGCTTCGCGCGCACCGGCAAGCTGTTCGCGATGCAGCACTACGACGTGCAGGCCGACCTGATCACGATGGCGAAGAGCCTCGCGGGCGGCATGCCGCTGTCGGGCGTCGTCGGCCGTGCCGACGTGATGGACGCGGCCGCGCCCGGCGGCCTCGGCGGCACCTACGCGGGCAACCCGCTCGCGGTCGCGTCGGCGCACGCGGTGCTCGAGATCATCGACGAAGAGAAGCTGTGCGAGCGCGCGACGCAGCTCGGCGACGTGCTGAAGGCGAAGCTGAACGCGCTGCAGGCCGACGTGCCGCAGATCGCCGACGTGCGCGGCCCGGGCGCGATGATCGCGGTCGAGTTCATGAAGCCGGGCACCGGCGAGCCGGATGCGGAATTCACGAAGCGCGTGCAGGCGCGCGCGCTCGAGCGCGGCCTGCTGCTGCTCGTGTGCGGCGTGTACTCGAACGTCGTGCGCTTCCTGTTCCCGCTGACGATTCCGCAAGCCGTGTTCGACGAAGCGCTCGTGATCCTCGAGGACGTGCTGAAGGAAACGGTCGGCGTGCCGGCCTGAGGTCCAGTCAACTGATCGCGCCGCCGCCGTCGTGACGACGGCGGCGGCCGTTTCATCTTCAAAGCAGGCTATTCATATGAGCACTGTCCATGTCCAGGAATCCCTTTCCCTGAAAGATCCGTCGCTGTTCCGCCAGCAGGCTTACGTCAACGGCGCATGGCAAGGCGCGGCGAACGGCGAGACGTTCGAGGTCCGCAACCCGGCGACGGGCGGCCTCGTCGGCGTCGTGCCGGTGCTGGGCGCGGCCGAGACGCGCCAGGCGATCGACGCCGCGAACGCCGCATGGCCCGCGTGGCGCAAGAAGACCGCGAAGGAACGCGCGGCGATCCTGCGCAAGTGGCATGACCTGATGATGGAAAACGCCGACGACCTGGCGCTGATCCTGACCACCGAGCAAGGCAAGTCGCTGGCCGAGGCGAAGGGCGAGATCGGCTATGCCGCGTCGTTCCTCGAATGGTTCGCGGAAGAAGGCAAGCGCGTGTATGGCGACACGATCCCGACGCCGGCGAGCGACAAGCGCATCGTCGTGACGAAGGAGCCGGTCGGCGTGTGCGCGGCGATCACGCCGTGGAACTTCCCGGCGGCGATGATCACCCGCAAGGTCGGCCCGGCGCTCGCGGCAGGCTGCCCGATCGTCGTGAAGCCGGCCGAGGCGACGCCGTTCTCCGCGCTCGCGATGGCCGTGCTGGCTGAGCGCGCGGGCGTGCCGGCCGGCGTGTTCAGCGTCGTGACGGGCGACCCGAAGGCGATCGGCGGCGAACTGACGTCGAATCCGGTCGTGCGCAAGCTGTCGTTCACCGGCTCGACGCCGGTCGGCCGCCTGCTGATGGCGCAATGCGCGCCGACGGTCAAGAAGGTGTCGCTGGAGCTGGGCGGCAACGCGCCGTTCATCGTGTTCGACGACGCCGACCTCGACGCGGCGGTGCAGGGCGCGATCGCGTCGAAGTACCGCAACAGCGGCCAGACCTGCGTGTGCACGAACCGCTTCTACGTGCACGAAGCCGTGTACGACCAGTTCGCGCAGAAGCTCGCGGCGGCGGTCGGCCAGCTGAAGGTCGGGCGCGGCACCGAGCCGGGCGTCACGCAAGGCCCGCTGATCAACGAAGCGGCCGTGCTGAAGGTCGAGGCGCACATCGAGGACGCGCTCGCGAAAGGCGCGACCGTCGTCACGGGCGGCAAGCGCCACGCGCTCGGCCACGGCTTCTTCGAGCCGACCGTGCTGACGGGCGTCACGCCGGCGATGAAGGTCGCGAAGGAAGAGACGTTCGGGCCGCTCGCGCCGCTGTTCAAGTTCGGCAGCGACGACGAAGTGATCCGCCTCGCGAACGACACCGAGTTCGGCCTCGCCGCGTACTTCTACAGCCGCGACATCGGCCGCGTGTGGAAGGTCGCCGAAGCGCTCGAGTACGGGATGGTCGGCGTCAACACCGGCCTGATCTCGAACGAGGTCGCGCCGTTCGGCGGCGTGAAGCAGTCCGGCCTCGGCCGCGAAGGCTCGCACTACGGCATCGACGACTACGTCGTGATCAAGTATCTCTGTCTCGCTGTTTGACGGTTCGGGGCCTGCCGCTTCGGTGACGGGCCCTGACCGCCCGGCCGGAACCGGGCGGCCCGACGCGGGCCGGCGTCCCCTCTCCGCCGTGCCCGCGTCACCTCCTCGTGCGCGCCTGCGCGCTCAACGAAACACGTTCACCGCATCCACCAGCCGCGTCGCCTGCTGCTTCAGGCTCTCCGACGCCGCCGTGCTCTGCTCGACGAGCGCCGCGTTCTGCTGCGTGATGCTGTCGAGATGCACGACCGCCTGATCGACCTGCGTGACGCCCGAGCTCTGCTCGGCGGTCGATGCGCTGATCTCCGCGATCAGGTCCGACACCCGCTTCACCTGCGCGACGATGTCCTCCATCGTCTTGCCCGCGCCGTCTACGATGCGCGAGCCCGACTCCACCCGCTCGACGCTCGCGCCGATCAGCGTCTTGATCTCCTTCGCCGCATTCGCGCTGCGCTGCGCGAGCGAGCGCACCTCGCCCGCGACCACCGCGAAACCGCGCCCCTGATCGCCCGCGCGCGCCGCCTCGACCGCTGCGTTCAGCGCCAGGATGTTGGTCTGGAATGCGATCCCGTCGATCACGCCGATGATGTCGGCGATCTTGTGCGAACTCGCGGTGATGTCGTTCATCGTCGCGACCACTTCGTTGACCGCCTGCCCGCCGCGCATGGCCGCCTCGCTCGCCGACACCGACAGCTGGTTGGCCTGCAGCGCCGTCTCCGCGTTGCTCGACACGGTGGCCGTCATCTCGGCCATCGACGCGGCCGTCTGCTGGACGCTGGTCGACGCCTGTTCGGTGCGCGCGCTCAGGTCGTTGTTGCCCTGCGCGATCTCGTTGCTCGCGCGCTGCACGTTGAGCACCTGCTCGCTGACGTCGTCGACCAGCCAGCGGAACATCAGCCCGAGCTGGTTGATCGTGCGCAGCGTCATGCCGATCTCGTCGACGCGGTCCATGCCGGCGCCGCCGCGGCGATCGCCGGTCGCGACGTTCAGCGCCTGGTCGCGCAACTGCTTCAGCGGGCGGGCGATCTGCGCATCGAGCCACAGCCCGGCGATCAGCGACGCGCCGGCCGTCACCGCCGCAAACCCGGCCAGCGCGCCGCCGCCGAGGCCGCACGCCCAGCCGGCGCCGACCACGACGGGCGCCAGCACGCCGAGCGTCGCATGCAGCCGCGCGCGCACCGACATCGTCCGGAACAGCGACGTGAAGCCGAGCAGGCCGGTGCGCACGACCAGGCCCTTATGGAAGCGGCGACTGCCGGCGTTGCCTTCGCGGAACGCGCGGTACAGCGCATCGGCAGCCGCGATCTCGTCGCGCGACGCCTTCGTGCGCACCGACATGTAGCCGGTCGGCTGGCCGTTGCGCATCACCGGCACCGTATTCGAACGCACCCAGTAGTGATCGCCGTTCTTGCGGCGGTTCTTCACGAGCGCCGTCCACGGCTCGCCGTTCTTCAGCGTCGCCCACATGTCGGCGAATGCCTCCTTCGGCATGTCCGGATGGCGCACGACGTTGTGCGGCTGACCTTCGATTTCTTCCGGAGAAAATCCGCTGACCTGAATGAACGCCGCGTTCGCGTACTGGATGTAGCTGTTGGCGTCGGTGGTCGACATCAGCGTCGCGTCATCGGGAAACTCGAATTCGCGTTGCGTGACAGGCTGGTTATTGCGCATGGTATGAGGTTCCTGGTGGCGGATCTTGCGTCCGCTCGTGAATAGGATCGAGGCCGGATGCAGCGCGCTCGCGCCGCATTCGGTCAATCAGACTCCTGCGCTTTCGGCAAATCTGGCGAAAACCTTATGCCGCCCAAGGGTAAATTCGCATTAATTCCGCTTCACGCGCCTTTGCCGAATCCTTGATTCATACGTAAATCGAAAAATTCGTCAGGCAAATCGTTCGGAGCCCAATCATCCGATTATTCGATAATCGCCGGTCACGCGAATCGACGAATCGATTCGATATCCAGAATGCGAATTTCTCTCATTTTTTGCACTGGATCGAATCGCATGACCGCGGCCTGAGCGGGCCGACGGCCATACGATGCACATGCACCGGCAAGCGCGCCTGCGCGATCAGCGGAACACGTTCACCGCGTCGACCAGCCGCATCGCCTGCTGCTTCAGGCTCTCCGACGCCGCCGCGCTCTGCTCGACCAGCGCCGCGTTCTGCTGCGTGATGTTGTCCAGATGCACGACCGCCTGATCGACCTGCGCGACGCCCGTGCTTTGCTCGGCCGTCGACGAGCTGATCTCCGCGATCAGATCCGACACGCGTTTGACCTGCGCGACGATGTCTTCCATCGTCTTGCCCGCGCCGTCTACGATGCGCGAGCCCGACTCGACGCGCTCGACGCTCGCGCCGATCAGCGTCTTGATCTCCTTCGCCGCATTCGCGCTGCGCTGCGCGAGCGAGCGCACCTCGCCCGCGACCACCGCGAAACCGCGCCCCTGATCGCCCGCGCGCGCCGCCTCGACCGCTGCGTTCAGCGCCAGGATGTTGGTCTGGAATGCGATCCCGTCGATCACGCCGATGATGTCCGAAATCCGGCGCGAGCTGTCCGTGATGTCGTTCATCGTATTGACGATCTCGGACATCGCGTGCCCGCCGCGTTCCGCCGCCTCGCTCGCAGAGACCGACAACTGGTTCGCCTGCTGCGCGGTCTGCGCGTTGCTGTCGACGGTCGCCGTCATCTCCGCCATCGACGCGGCCGTCTGCTGCACGCTCGACGCGGCCTGCTCGGTGCGCGCGCTCAGGTCGTTGTTGCCCTGCGCGATCTCGTTGCTCGCGCGCTGCACGTTGAGCACCTGCTCGCTGACGTCGTCGACCAGCCAGCGGAACATCAGCCCGAGCTGGTTGATCGTGCGCAGCGTCATGCCGATCTCGTCGACGCGGTCCATGCCGGCGCCGCCGCGGCGATCGCCGGTCGCGACGTTCAGCGCCTGGTCGCGCAACTGCTTCAGCGGGCGGGCGATCTGCGCATCGAGCCACATGCCGGCCGCCGCGGCGGCGCCGGCCGTCACCGCGGCGAACGCCGCGAGCCCGCCGCCGTCGAGACCGCACGCCCAGCCCGTGCCGATCACGACCGGCGCCAGCACGGCCAACGCCGAGTGAACGCGCGCGCGCACCGACATCGTTTGCGGCAGCGAGACGATGCGCATCAGCCCGGTGCGCACGACCAGCCCCTTGTGGAAACGCCGCTTGCCGGCGCGGCCTTCGCGAAAGTCGCGATACAGCGCCTCGGCGCCCGCGATCTGGTCGCGCGGCGCCTTCGTGCGCACCGACAGGTAGCCCTCCGTGCGGCCGTTGCGCATCACCGGCACCGCGTTCGCGCGCACCCAGTAATGGTCGCCGTCCTTGCGGCGGTTCTTGACGAGCGCGGTCCATGGTTCGCCGCCCTTGAGCGTCGCCCACATGTCGGCGAACGCCTCCTTCGGCATGTCCGGGTGCCGCACGAGGTTGTGCGGCTGGCCGACGAGTTCGTCGGTGGAGAAACCGCTCACATACGCAAACGTTGTGTTCGCATAGGTGATGATGCTGTCGGCGTCAGTGGTCGACATCAGCGTCGCATCGTCGGGGAATTCGAATTCGTGTTGGGTAACGGGCTGGTTGTTGCGCATGGAGGGCTCCGAAGAGCGGGTCCGGGTTGGGGGCCCGCGCGGGCGCGGAATCGCGCTCAGTAGCCGGAAAACGGTTGATCGCTTTACGACGGTATCGTCCCCTGCTGACGGCAACTAGCGGCAAAACCTTAGGCCTGATCGACACAAAATATCGAATTCGACGCTAAATATGATTTCAATCAAACAATCTGGAAATAACCGGCGCCGAGGCGATGCCTAAACGGTGTGCACGCAGCGCCGTCAATGCAGCGATCCCATCGACCGTTGCAAACCGCAAAACGATGCGGACGTGCGCGCAGCGCTCGACGCGAACCTGGAGAACGACCGTGCAGCACACGGAGCAACAAGCGGCCACGCCGAAGATCCTCGTCAGCATGTGCCTGCTCGGGCATCCCGTCCGCTACGACGGCGCAGCCAGGCGCAGCGCGCATGACGCGCTCGCGCGCTGGCAGCGCGACGGGCGGCTGGTGCTCGTCTGCCCGGAGCTCGCCGGCGGGCTGGGCGTGCCGCGGCCGCCCGCCGAGATCGCCAGCGGCGCATCGGGCCAGCGCGTGCTCGCCGGCGCCGCACGGATCGTCGACGTGCATGGGACCGATCTGACCGCGCAGTTCGTCTGCGGCGCACAAGCCGCGCTCGCGCTGGCCCGCGCGCACGATTGCCGCTTCGCGCTGCTCGCGGACGGCAGTCCGTCGTGCGGCAGCCGCTTCATTCATGACGGGAATTTTGCGGGGCGTCGGCATCCGGGCGCCGGCGTGACGGCGGCCTTGCTGCGCGAGCATGGCATCGAGGTATTCGCGGACACCGAGATCGACGCGCTCGCCGCGCGTATCGCGCAGCATTCGCCGGCCGAATGACGATGTGGCCGGCACGCGCGCGTCGTGCCGGCCACATCGTCGAGGAAAGGCTACGCGCGCGGCGGGCCGCGCCGCGCCGCATTGCGCGCTTAGACGCGTTCGATCGCGATCGCGATGCCCTGGCCGACGCCGATGCACATCGTGCACAGCGCATAGCGGCCCTTCGTGCGATGCAGCTGGTACATCGCGGTGGTCACGAGACGCGCGCCGGATGCGCCGAGCGGATGGCCGAGCGCGATCGCGCCGCCGTTCGGGTTCACGCGCGGATCGTCGTCCGCGACGCCCAGCATGCGCAGCACCGCGAGCCCTTGCGACGCGAACGCCTCGTTCAGCTCGATCACGTCGAACTGGTCGATCGTCATACCGAGCCGCGCGAGCAGCTTCTGCGTGGCCGGCGCCGGGCCGATGCCCATCACGCGCGGCGCGACGCCCGCCGTCGCGATGCCGAGCACGCGGGCGCGCGGCGTCAGGCCGAAGCGCTTCGCGTTCTCCTCGTTCGCGAGCAGCAGCGCCGCTGCGCCGTCGTTGACGCCCGACGCATTGCCGGCCGTCACAGTGCCGTCCGGGCGCACGACGCCCTTGAGCTTCGCCAGCGTCTCCAGCGACGTCTCGCGCGGATGCTCGTCGCGCGACACGACGAGCGGGTCGCCCTTTTTCTGCGGGATCGTCACCGCGACGATCTCCTCCGCCAGCGTACCGTCCTGCTGCGCGCGCGCGGCCTTCTGCTGGCTGCGCAGCGCGAACAGATCCTGGTCGGCGCGGCTGACGTGGTA
The sequence above is drawn from the Burkholderia ubonensis genome and encodes:
- a CDS encoding 4-aminobutyrate--2-oxoglutarate transaminase — translated: MKNADLQARKNAATPRGVGVMCDFYAARAENAELWDVEGRRFIDFAAGIAVLNTGHRHPKIVKAIADQLNSFTHTAYQIVPYASYVELAEKINARAPGDFAKKTAFFTTGAEAVENAIKIARAATGRPGVIAFSGGFHGRTMMGMALTGKVAPYKLNFGPFPGDVFHAPYPTALHGVTTADSIKAIEMLFKADIDPKRVAAIIFEPVQGEGGFNPAPAEFVRALRKICDEHGILLIADEVQTGFARTGKLFAMQHYDVQADLITMAKSLAGGMPLSGVVGRADVMDAAAPGGLGGTYAGNPLAVASAHAVLEIIDEEKLCERATQLGDVLKAKLNALQADVPQIADVRGPGAMIAVEFMKPGTGEPDAEFTKRVQARALERGLLLLVCGVYSNVVRFLFPLTIPQAVFDEALVILEDVLKETVGVPA
- a CDS encoding PAS domain-containing methyl-accepting chemotaxis protein → MRNNQPVTQREFEFPDDATLMSTTDANSYIQYANAAFIQVSGFSPEEIEGQPHNVVRHPDMPKEAFADMWATLKNGEPWTALVKNRRKNGDHYWVRSNTVPVMRNGQPTGYMSVRTKASRDEIAAADALYRAFREGNAGSRRFHKGLVVRTGLLGFTSLFRTMSVRARLHATLGVLAPVVVGAGWACGLGGGALAGFAAVTAGASLIAGLWLDAQIARPLKQLRDQALNVATGDRRGGAGMDRVDEIGMTLRTINQLGLMFRWLVDDVSEQVLNVQRASNEIAQGNNDLSARTEQASTSVQQTAASMAEMTATVSSNAETALQANQLSVSASEAAMRGGQAVNEVVATMNDITASSHKIADIIGVIDGIAFQTNILALNAAVEAARAGDQGRGFAVVAGEVRSLAQRSANAAKEIKTLIGASVERVESGSRIVDGAGKTMEDIVAQVKRVSDLIAEISASTAEQSSGVTQVDQAVVHLDSITQQNAALVEQSTAASESLKQQATRLVDAVNVFR
- a CDS encoding DUF523 domain-containing protein — translated: MCLLGHPVRYDGAARRSAHDALARWQRDGRLVLVCPELAGGLGVPRPPAEIASGASGQRVLAGAARIVDVHGTDLTAQFVCGAQAALALARAHDCRFALLADGSPSCGSRFIHDGNFAGRRHPGAGVTAALLREHGIEVFADTEIDALAARIAQHSPAE
- the selD gene encoding selenide, water dikinase SelD; this translates as MTEATQTPPAAPRLTSLSHGGGCGCKIAPGVLSELLKRATPPALFPDLLVGTETSDDAAVYRLNDEQAIVATTDFFMPIVDDPFDFGRIAATNALSDVYAMGGKPLLALALVGMPINVLPHETIAAVLRGGESVCADAGIPVAGGHSIDSVEPIYGLAAIGVVHPSRVKRNAAARAGDVLVLGKPLGVGVLSAALKKNQLDDAGYAQMIATTTKLNRPGAELAALPGVHALTDVTGFGLLGHTLELARGARLTARVNYAALPWLAGVEAFAAAGVFTGASGRNWTAYGADVRLGDALPPVAQALLTDPQTSGGLLVACSPDAVDDVLACFRADGFDRAAVIGEMTDGPARVDVA
- the pcaF gene encoding 3-oxoadipyl-CoA thiolase: MTEAFLCDAIRTPIGRYGGALSGVRADDLGAVPLKALVERNRDVDWSAIDDVIYGCANQAGEDNRNVARMSLLLAGLPQVVPGSTINRLCGSGMDAVGSAARAIKSGEAGLMIAGGVESMTRAPFVMGKSASAFARQADIFDTTIGWRFVNPLMKQLHGVDSMPETAENVATDYHVSRADQDLFALRSQQKAARAQQDGTLAEEIVAVTIPQKKGDPLVVSRDEHPRETSLETLAKLKGVVRPDGTVTAGNASGVNDGAAALLLANEENAKRFGLTPRARVLGIATAGVAPRVMGIGPAPATQKLLARLGMTIDQFDVIELNEAFASQGLAVLRMLGVADDDPRVNPNGGAIALGHPLGASGARLVTTAMYQLHRTKGRYALCTMCIGVGQGIAIAIERV
- a CDS encoding PAS domain-containing methyl-accepting chemotaxis protein; the protein is MRNNQPVTQHEFEFPDDATLMSTTDADSIITYANTTFAYVSGFSTDELVGQPHNLVRHPDMPKEAFADMWATLKGGEPWTALVKNRRKDGDHYWVRANAVPVMRNGRTEGYLSVRTKAPRDQIAGAEALYRDFREGRAGKRRFHKGLVVRTGLMRIVSLPQTMSVRARVHSALAVLAPVVIGTGWACGLDGGGLAAFAAVTAGAAAAAGMWLDAQIARPLKQLRDQALNVATGDRRGGAGMDRVDEIGMTLRTINQLGLMFRWLVDDVSEQVLNVQRASNEIAQGNNDLSARTEQAASSVQQTAASMAEMTATVDSNAQTAQQANQLSVSASEAAERGGHAMSEIVNTMNDITDSSRRISDIIGVIDGIAFQTNILALNAAVEAARAGDQGRGFAVVAGEVRSLAQRSANAAKEIKTLIGASVERVESGSRIVDGAGKTMEDIVAQVKRVSDLIAEISSSTAEQSTGVAQVDQAVVHLDNITQQNAALVEQSAAASESLKQQAMRLVDAVNVFR
- the gabD gene encoding NADP-dependent succinate-semialdehyde dehydrogenase, translating into MSTVHVQESLSLKDPSLFRQQAYVNGAWQGAANGETFEVRNPATGGLVGVVPVLGAAETRQAIDAANAAWPAWRKKTAKERAAILRKWHDLMMENADDLALILTTEQGKSLAEAKGEIGYAASFLEWFAEEGKRVYGDTIPTPASDKRIVVTKEPVGVCAAITPWNFPAAMITRKVGPALAAGCPIVVKPAEATPFSALAMAVLAERAGVPAGVFSVVTGDPKAIGGELTSNPVVRKLSFTGSTPVGRLLMAQCAPTVKKVSLELGGNAPFIVFDDADLDAAVQGAIASKYRNSGQTCVCTNRFYVHEAVYDQFAQKLAAAVGQLKVGRGTEPGVTQGPLINEAAVLKVEAHIEDALAKGATVVTGGKRHALGHGFFEPTVLTGVTPAMKVAKEETFGPLAPLFKFGSDDEVIRLANDTEFGLAAYFYSRDIGRVWKVAEALEYGMVGVNTGLISNEVAPFGGVKQSGLGREGSHYGIDDYVVIKYLCLAV
- a CDS encoding PLP-dependent aminotransferase family protein, coding for MRASVLSDWLAQRLVRGGAQPIYRQLHRLLQQAILSRELPAGTRVPSSRLLAAELGIARNTVTQVYEQLALEGYVSSATGRGTFVADSAPDELVGAPADAAGLTPAPRARPLSARGARLVEGAGVSKRQGGAFMPGVPDVSRFPARVWTRLHNKYWRRLRPDLLTYAPGGGLALLREALADYLRTSRSVRCAPEQIVITTGIHQSIDLAVRLLTDPGDAIWTEDPCYWGVRSVLNVSGLTTRPIPVDDEGIAPSAADLAEPPKLMLVTPSHQYPLGMVMSLARRRMLLEYARQHRCWIIEDDYDSEFRYGSRPLASLQGLDTAGQVIYVGSFGKTLFPGLRVGYLVAPEPLADSFATASAELYREGQLLQQAVLAEFIAEGHFVSHIRKMRTLYGQRREMLLDAVARRYGDTLQAAGSDAGLHLVTRLPDGVDDRAVAQAALARNIVVRPLSGYYADPARAASGLLLGYACVPEEEIAPAFATLAEAIDERAFDGVVAAA